Proteins found in one Bacillus subtilis subsp. subtilis str. 168 genomic segment:
- the yfjT gene encoding hypothetical protein (Evidence 4: Unknown function but conserved in other organisms; PubMedId: 22720735): MGNAVNNKDQQIDYLKNRLDMFMNVIDSLDPEATDVEDIDRLISMLDDLEAKYERFKKDWE, translated from the coding sequence ATGGGGAACGCCGTAAACAATAAAGATCAGCAGATTGATTATTTAAAGAACAGACTTGACATGTTTATGAACGTCATCGATTCATTAGACCCTGAAGCAACCGACGTTGAAGATATAGACAGGCTTATCAGCATGCTTGATGACCTGGAAGCCAAATACGAACGTTTTAAAAAAGATTGGGAATAA
- the pdaA gene encoding exported peptidoglycan N-acetylmuramic acid deacetylase (Evidence 1a: Function from experimental evidences in the studied strain; PubMedId: 14679227, 15687192; Product type e: enzyme) has product MKWMCSICCAAVLLAGGAAQAEAVPNEPINWGFKRSVNHQPPDAGKQLNSLIEKYDAFYLGNTKEKTIYLTFDNGYENGYTPKVLDVLKKHRVTGTFFVTGHFVKDQPQLIKRMSDEGHIIGNHSFHHPDLTTKTADQIQDELDSVNEEVYKITGKQDNLYLRPPRGVFSEYVLKETKRLGYQTVFWSVAFVDWKINNQKGKKYAYDHMIKQAHPGAIYLLHTVSRDNAEALDDAITDLKKQGYTFKSIDDLMFEKEMRLPSL; this is encoded by the coding sequence ATGAAGTGGATGTGTTCAATATGCTGCGCCGCCGTATTGCTTGCCGGAGGTGCAGCACAGGCGGAAGCGGTGCCGAATGAGCCGATTAATTGGGGCTTTAAACGAAGTGTCAATCATCAGCCGCCAGATGCCGGGAAGCAGCTGAACAGTTTAATTGAAAAATATGACGCGTTTTATTTAGGGAATACAAAGGAAAAAACGATTTACTTAACGTTTGATAACGGATATGAAAATGGCTATACGCCAAAAGTGCTTGATGTCTTAAAAAAACATCGCGTAACAGGAACGTTTTTTGTCACCGGGCATTTCGTAAAGGACCAGCCTCAGCTGATCAAACGAATGTCAGATGAGGGCCATATTATCGGCAATCATTCCTTTCACCATCCGGATTTAACGACAAAAACAGCTGATCAGATTCAGGATGAACTTGATTCAGTCAACGAAGAGGTTTATAAAATTACGGGAAAGCAGGACAACCTGTATTTGCGTCCGCCGCGCGGCGTGTTCAGTGAGTACGTACTGAAAGAAACGAAACGCCTCGGCTATCAAACCGTTTTCTGGTCGGTCGCTTTTGTTGATTGGAAAATCAACAACCAAAAGGGAAAGAAATATGCCTACGATCATATGATCAAGCAGGCGCACCCGGGAGCCATTTACCTGCTTCACACCGTATCGAGGGACAATGCAGAAGCGCTGGATGACGCGATTACAGATCTGAAAAAACAGGGCTACACTTTTAAAAGCATTGATGATCTGATGTTTGAGAAAGAAATGAGGCTGCCGTCTTTGTAA
- the yfjR gene encoding putative beta-hydroxyacid dehydrogenase (Evidence 3: Putative function from multiple computational evidences; PubMedId: 20512483; Product type e: enzyme), with amino-acid sequence MKIAVIGLGNMGQPIARNVLQAGYELTVYNRTKQKTEDLVTEGAQAADTPRLAAKSADIVITMLADDDSVSTVTFGEDGLLEGLAENGIHISMSTISVEFSEKLAAAHAEKGQFFLAAPVLGRPDAAAKAALRIITAGPAEAKQAAKPLLDSLSQQIFDVGEESKTANAAKISINFLLVSMLEALSESFLMMEKYGLEQKQFLEIASALFGSPVYQNYGTIMAEQKFEPAGFKMSLGLKDTNLALAAAKRVSANLPLAELAKSHFESGIEKGFGDLDWAALIKCIK; translated from the coding sequence TTGAAAATTGCTGTCATCGGACTCGGCAATATGGGACAGCCCATTGCCCGAAATGTTCTTCAAGCAGGCTACGAATTGACTGTCTATAACCGGACGAAACAAAAGACAGAAGACCTTGTCACAGAAGGCGCACAGGCAGCTGATACGCCGCGGCTGGCGGCAAAGTCCGCTGATATTGTCATCACAATGCTTGCAGATGATGATTCTGTCAGCACCGTGACATTCGGAGAAGACGGGCTGCTTGAAGGATTAGCAGAGAACGGCATACACATCTCGATGAGCACAATCAGTGTTGAGTTCTCAGAAAAGCTCGCAGCGGCTCATGCAGAGAAAGGACAATTTTTTCTCGCCGCTCCTGTCCTTGGCAGACCGGATGCCGCAGCCAAAGCCGCGCTCCGTATCATAACAGCCGGACCGGCGGAAGCAAAGCAAGCTGCCAAGCCTCTGCTCGACAGCCTGAGCCAGCAGATATTTGACGTCGGCGAAGAAAGCAAGACGGCAAATGCAGCCAAAATCAGCATTAATTTCTTGCTTGTGTCCATGCTGGAGGCGTTATCTGAATCCTTTTTAATGATGGAGAAATACGGCTTAGAACAAAAACAATTTTTAGAAATCGCCAGCGCGCTCTTTGGTTCTCCAGTCTATCAAAATTACGGAACCATTATGGCCGAGCAGAAATTTGAGCCGGCCGGCTTCAAAATGTCTTTAGGGCTGAAGGATACCAACCTGGCACTCGCCGCCGCAAAACGGGTTTCTGCAAATCTTCCTCTTGCCGAGCTGGCCAAGAGCCATTTTGAAAGCGGGATTGAGAAAGGCTTCGGGGATCTGGACTGGGCCGCACTGATTAAATGTATAAAATAA